Proteins co-encoded in one Papaver somniferum cultivar HN1 chromosome 5, ASM357369v1, whole genome shotgun sequence genomic window:
- the LOC113280413 gene encoding 17.9 kDa class II heat shock protein-like, with protein MVSSPATLPMKLEHYYVFNVDVTNHTVSTISVQVEDDKVLRVEGCHYIHSGTTETISRFDIPPDANTESTTAVRQNGLLTVTMSRYMERNGPKKCRTITIKTIS; from the coding sequence ATGGTTAGTTCACCAGCTACATTACCGATGAAGCTCGAACATTATTACGTGTTCAATGTCGATGTTACGAATCATACAGTAAGTACTATCAGCGTTCAAGTGGAGGATGACAAAGTGTTGCGGGTCGAAGGATGCCATTATATTCATTCTGGTACAACTGAAACGATTTCGAGATTTGACATCCCTCCGGATGCAAACACTGAGTCTACGACAGCAGTACGTCAAAATGGTCTACTTACTGTTACTATGTCAAGATATATGGAAAGAAATGGACCAAAGAAATGCAGAACTATTACTATCAAAACAATTAGCTAG